In the Populus trichocarpa isolate Nisqually-1 chromosome 8, P.trichocarpa_v4.1, whole genome shotgun sequence genome, AACTGTTAATTTTTGACATGTGTTACAGTTGGAACGAGGTGGTCTTGAGCATGTATTTTTAGCAAACTTTCCAACCAAGAAATACAATGATAAGATTTTCTCAGCTTCAGAAGATGCTCAGTATGTTCTTCCTTCCCTGCTCTATTTCCTTTTTAGTATTattggatttggtttttatgCAATGATTTTGTATGATGTAgataattttcctagttttCGAACCATGTTGGCTTAAGTTGTCATTACAATGAAGAATATGCAGTGCCAGTAATATtgtgttatgattttttattttgaaggttTTATCCATTTGTAGTTCTATTTTTGAAAGACGTGAAGAACAGGGTGTGGAGGTGTAAGATTGAtgatttcttataaattttgaatttagacttaaatttttgttttcttctgatataaactttgatttagTTGTGGCAATCTTGTATGAGGCAGAGTAAGCACGCGTTTGTGCTGGGAtctctttttcatgttttttttttattattatactctCTGTTTGACTGAGCAGAGTTTCTGAAACCTTATCGCTAAATGTTTGGAGTGGTATGACTGGGATGAAATTCTCTCAGTGCACAAAAACCTTTATTTAGCTATCTTGcggtgttttgtttttctaactGTAGATGCTGTCTTCTTACAGCAGTCTTGCAGGTGATATTTAACTATTGTTGCTTAATGAAACACCACCTTCTTCTCCCAGGCCTTTGACATCggtcaaaaattatttaaaatgtttcCACAAGGCACATGGAATTTGAGGTTGGGCTTgctaacaattaattaatgggAATTGGACCTCGGATGCTCTTGGTTGTTTTTTCACCCCTTGacagaaggaaaagaaaagaaaagaaaaaaacggtGGTATTCAGAAGGACTGGCTCACTATTTGAGTTTTGATTGAAGCAACCTTTGAGCTGTTGGGAATCCAATTTGACTGACCTTGAGAAATTATGAAAGTTGTGGCGAAATAGAAGAATTGCTCTGCTCCATTTTTTGGAGGACCCAaacttgccttttcttttctttttttctagtatAATTCACCAGTTCAATCCGGGTGACAATAACCTCTGTGATCTTCATGAGGAAGTGAAAACAGAGGCTTGGGCAATAGGAATTATTGAGAAAGGGGTTACTCTGTTGGATGTTGAACCTCAATTCTCCTAAAGACAATTTTGCTCTTCTGAAGTGAAAAGGCATGAAACTGGTGGCATGTGTGCACTTATAAATGAAGCTTTAACTCCTAAACAACCAAACCTTCTCTCTTGGTTACGTTTTCATTGGTCATAAGCCATCCTTTTGTTAATACTAGTTGTGTGATGCTGAGAAAAAGTTTCAAGAAATACGATTCATTTATACTTTTGAGTTTGTGACAGTGCTCCTTTAGAGGGCTTGCCTatctgattaatttattttctgaacCTTTTGTACGCATTCTAGCTGGTACTCTTGGTGCTGGACCCCTTTTTTTGTTGTCACTGAAATCCTCACGGATAAATGCCTGTTTTTCTTCggagtttttttaaatggttcattttgactttaattttaattttgttctttttttggtCACTTGAACCTCCTTCCGAAGAAGCATCTAAAAGCAGAAACAAGTTGACGTCATATTGGTAATTGGATCATCATGACAGATAGCAGCAGGGTTTCAATTGCACCATGTCCATGTTGTCTCTTTAGCATATTGGTTTCCTCATGGATTTGCGTTGTTTATCTTCAAAGTTCACAGTACTCTGCCATTTCACAATTTTCTGCTAATAAGTTGTGGTTTTATGTGGCAGATGCACAATTTGTCTTGCAGAATATCATGGAGATGATATATTGCGGATTCTCCCCTACTGTGGGCACTCCTTCCATGTGACCTGCATAGACATATGGTTGCAACAGCATTCAACTTGTCCTGTTTGTCGAATATCATTGCGTGAATTTCCTGAGAAAAAGCGTGTGATGCAACCCTTGTTCAGTTCAGCTATCCGATCTCGAAATGGCACAGAGACATTTGATTCCCATTCTTATAACTACATGTTGACTGAGCATGGGATTTCACCAAGATCATACAACAACCATGGGACGGACCCCATTCAAGATAATCATTGTGCATCTGGTGGTGATGAAGAAGAAGGCGGGGAGAATTCACCCCCCTTGACCGAGAGTAATCAGATTGCAAAAGACATAGCTGACAAGCATGTAGAAAGCC is a window encoding:
- the LOC7494898 gene encoding RING-H2 finger protein ATL8, which codes for MIASGINLVMTVIGFGVSTMFIVFVCTRLLCARIQMNASRRAFPIASRSNLSLLERGGLEHVFLANFPTKKYNDKIFSASEDAQCTICLAEYHGDDILRILPYCGHSFHVTCIDIWLQQHSTCPVCRISLREFPEKKRVMQPLFSSAIRSRNGTETFDSHSYNYMLTEHGISPRSYNNHGTDPIQDNHCASGGDEEEGGENSPPLTESNQIAKDIADKHVESPSNP